One window from the genome of Rufibacter tibetensis encodes:
- the hpt gene encoding hypoxanthine phosphoribosyltransferase, whose product MHHPPVTIQDKQFSIYIPERKILHSVEIVAARISHDFRGKDPLFLTVLNGAFMFASDLMKEVSTPCEISFIRLSSYEDMQSTGKVKEIIGLKEEVKGRHVVIVEDIVDTGHTIAGLLPQLHAKGPASVEVATLLIKPESLQHNLSIKYPALSIANDFVVGYGLDYNGFGRNLRDIYKVM is encoded by the coding sequence ATGCATCATCCGCCGGTAACAATCCAAGACAAGCAGTTCAGTATTTACATTCCAGAGCGGAAAATCCTTCATAGTGTGGAGATTGTGGCGGCCCGCATCAGCCATGACTTCCGCGGGAAAGACCCTCTATTTTTAACCGTACTGAACGGGGCCTTCATGTTTGCCTCAGATTTGATGAAAGAAGTGAGCACGCCGTGCGAGATTTCCTTCATCCGGCTTTCTTCGTATGAAGACATGCAAAGCACCGGCAAGGTGAAAGAGATCATCGGGTTGAAGGAAGAAGTGAAAGGCCGGCACGTGGTCATTGTGGAAGACATTGTGGACACCGGGCATACTATTGCCGGGCTGTTACCGCAACTGCACGCCAAAGGTCCGGCCTCGGTAGAAGTAGCTACGCTGCTCATCAAACCAGAGAGCCTGCAGCATAACTTGAGCATTAAATACCCAGCCTTGTCCATTGCCAATGACTTTGTGGTGGGCTATGGCTTAGACTATAACGGCTTCGGGAGGAACCTGCGAGACATCTACAAAGTCATGTAG
- a CDS encoding adenylate kinase, giving the protein MLNIVLFGPPGAGKGTQSQKLIQKYGLIHLSTGDLLRSEISQGTELGLTAKKLMDEGLLVPDEVVIGMIESKIADNRTAAGFIFDGFPRTVPQAEALDQLLVKYDQGITCMIALQVNEEELVKRLLLRGQTSGRPDDADETLIQKRVQEYNTKTTPVANYYAQQNKFFAVDGIGEIEEIFSKTCEIVDACQVALNK; this is encoded by the coding sequence ATGCTGAACATCGTACTCTTCGGTCCTCCAGGGGCAGGCAAAGGCACGCAGAGCCAGAAATTAATCCAAAAATACGGGCTGATTCACCTTTCTACCGGTGATTTACTGCGCTCTGAGATTTCTCAAGGAACTGAATTAGGGCTCACCGCTAAGAAACTCATGGATGAAGGCCTTCTGGTGCCCGATGAAGTGGTGATTGGCATGATTGAATCCAAGATCGCAGACAACCGCACTGCTGCCGGGTTTATCTTTGACGGCTTTCCGCGCACTGTGCCCCAAGCCGAGGCGCTGGATCAATTGCTGGTGAAATATGATCAAGGCATCACTTGCATGATTGCATTGCAGGTGAACGAAGAGGAACTGGTGAAACGCCTGTTGCTCCGTGGGCAGACCTCGGGTAGACCAGATGACGCAGATGAAACCCTCATCCAGAAGCGGGTGCAGGAGTACAACACCAAGACCACGCCAGTGGCCAACTACTATGCGCAGCAAAACAAATTCTTCGCGGTAGACGGTATTGGTGAAATTGAGGAGATTTTCTCAAAAACCTGCGAGATCGTAGATGCTTGCCAGGTAGCCTTAAACAAGTAA
- the obgE gene encoding GTPase ObgE: protein MSSSNFIDYVKICCRSGHGGGGSAHLHRDKKTAHGGPDGGDGGRGGHIILKGNSQLWTLLHLQYQKHVIAENGGYGGPSHSSGAYGKDIILEVPIGTIARDAETGEIKAEITEEGQTEIITPGGRGGLGNAHFKSSTNQTPLYAQPGEPGLEEWTILELKLLADVGLVGFPNAGKSTLLSVVSSARPKIANYPFTTLVPNLGVVAYRDYKSFVMADIPGIIEGASEGKGLGIRFLKHIERNSILLFMISVESPDIKEEYEILVNELRTYNPELLHKQRLLAITKTDLIDDELEAEMRATLPQDLPTVFISSLTQKNITQLKDMIWKALNTA from the coding sequence GTGTCATCATCCAACTTTATTGACTACGTCAAAATCTGCTGCCGATCCGGACACGGAGGAGGCGGTTCAGCCCACTTGCACCGCGACAAGAAAACTGCCCATGGTGGACCAGACGGCGGTGACGGCGGCCGGGGAGGGCACATTATCCTGAAAGGCAATTCCCAGCTCTGGACCCTGCTTCACTTACAGTATCAAAAGCACGTGATCGCCGAGAATGGTGGTTATGGTGGTCCAAGTCACTCTAGCGGGGCTTATGGGAAAGACATTATTTTAGAGGTGCCCATCGGGACCATTGCCAGAGATGCCGAGACGGGAGAAATCAAAGCAGAAATCACTGAGGAAGGCCAAACAGAAATCATCACGCCGGGTGGAAGGGGCGGTTTAGGAAACGCGCATTTCAAATCATCTACAAACCAAACACCTCTGTACGCCCAACCGGGTGAACCTGGGTTAGAGGAGTGGACCATCCTGGAGCTGAAACTACTTGCCGATGTGGGGTTGGTAGGTTTCCCGAACGCCGGTAAATCTACCCTGCTGTCAGTGGTTTCATCCGCGCGACCGAAAATCGCGAACTACCCGTTCACCACGTTGGTGCCGAACCTGGGCGTAGTAGCCTACCGCGACTACAAGTCCTTCGTGATGGCCGATATCCCGGGGATTATTGAAGGCGCCTCGGAAGGAAAAGGCCTTGGTATCCGGTTCCTGAAACATATTGAGCGGAACTCCATTCTGCTGTTCATGATCTCGGTGGAGAGCCCCGACATCAAAGAGGAGTACGAGATTCTGGTGAACGAGCTCAGGACATACAATCCTGAACTGCTGCACAAGCAGCGCCTGCTGGCGATCACCAAAACAGACCTGATTGACGATGAACTGGAGGCTGAAATGCGGGCCACGCTTCCGCAAGATCTACCTACTGTATTCATCTCCAGCCTTACCCAGAAGAACATCACGCAACTGAAAGACATGATTTGGAAGGCGCTGAATACCGCCTAG